The Pirellulimonas nuda genome includes a region encoding these proteins:
- a CDS encoding BRCT domain-containing protein: MAARPDQNLQIGLIISAILIVALTVATWLGWSSYSAEAKKSTQLAAEKQQEQDAVRRVTEENGFFREFVGYPAEESLDAVQAQYKKDMESFGENFGDANRNYRKLMVDYATEASRLSKEASEAKGRETLLQAELRKKEQEKEDQIDQYKKQLAAAEQDAAKERNAFKSARAQFETQQAQLEKKLDAQRNQNEQQVAQLQTTIGERKERVDKLEVELRRTLDKVPPDVVTLDVADGRITYVNQREGKVWLNLGERDSIRPQLTFSVLAQDSGDAGAAEVKGTLEVVRVLGENMAEARITDDDPHDPILPGDQIYSQVWDPGVVQHFALAGVIDLNGDGRNDLELAKNLIRQNGGAVDAYVEEDGKVVGAISVNTTQLVLGDQPDDPKLSDARTGWQELSKQADQFGVSTVQLGRFLRQMGYTPEDRTLTLGPGSRASDFRATDPLKGKFRPRSPYATP, translated from the coding sequence ATGGCAGCGAGGCCCGATCAGAACCTGCAAATCGGTTTGATCATTTCGGCGATCTTGATTGTCGCACTCACCGTGGCGACTTGGCTGGGGTGGAGCTCGTACAGCGCCGAAGCCAAGAAGTCCACGCAGCTCGCGGCTGAGAAGCAGCAAGAGCAAGACGCGGTGCGGCGCGTCACCGAGGAGAACGGCTTTTTCCGCGAGTTCGTCGGCTACCCAGCCGAGGAATCGCTCGACGCGGTCCAGGCACAGTACAAGAAGGACATGGAGTCCTTCGGCGAGAACTTCGGCGACGCCAACCGCAACTACCGAAAGCTGATGGTGGACTACGCGACCGAGGCCAGCCGCCTAAGCAAGGAAGCCTCTGAGGCCAAGGGACGCGAGACGCTGCTGCAGGCAGAGCTGCGAAAGAAAGAGCAAGAGAAAGAAGATCAGATCGACCAGTACAAGAAGCAGTTGGCCGCCGCTGAGCAAGACGCCGCGAAGGAACGCAACGCGTTCAAGAGCGCCCGCGCCCAATTCGAAACGCAGCAGGCGCAGCTTGAGAAGAAACTTGACGCTCAACGCAACCAGAACGAGCAGCAGGTGGCCCAACTGCAGACCACCATCGGCGAGCGGAAGGAACGCGTCGACAAGCTCGAGGTCGAGCTCCGGCGGACGCTCGACAAGGTGCCGCCGGACGTCGTGACGCTCGACGTGGCCGACGGCCGGATCACCTACGTGAATCAGCGTGAAGGGAAAGTGTGGCTCAACCTAGGCGAGCGTGATTCTATCCGTCCGCAGCTAACCTTTAGCGTACTGGCCCAGGACTCCGGCGACGCCGGCGCCGCGGAGGTCAAGGGCACGCTCGAGGTCGTCCGCGTGCTGGGCGAGAACATGGCCGAGGCGCGCATCACCGACGACGACCCGCACGACCCCATCCTGCCGGGCGATCAGATCTACAGCCAGGTGTGGGACCCGGGCGTGGTGCAGCACTTTGCGTTGGCCGGCGTGATCGATCTCAACGGCGACGGGCGTAACGACCTTGAGCTCGCCAAGAATCTCATCCGTCAAAACGGCGGCGCCGTCGACGCGTACGTTGAGGAGGACGGCAAGGTGGTTGGGGCGATCTCGGTCAACACCACCCAGCTTGTCCTCGGCGACCAGCCAGACGACCCTAAATTGTCCGACGCCCGCACCGGCTGGCAGGAGTTGAGCAAGCAGGCGGACCAGTTCGGCGTTTCGACCGTGCAGCTCGGCCGCTTTTTGCGGCAGATGGGGTACACGCCCGAAGACCGCACCCTCACCCTTGGGCCGGGGTCTCGCGCGTCCGACTTCCGCGCTACCGATCCCTTGAAGGGCAAGTTCCGCCCGCGTTCTCCGTACGCTACCCCTTAG
- a CDS encoding HEAT repeat domain-containing protein — MSSLPHGLERTLRVLASTKNGAAADVLDAGLRSPQEDIAGGAAMALLRRRDPASRERLVRGYSGLRRSVRPVLHTPEAVRRIRSDLSRFILGDDQSLTRDACRMAVDATDLELLPPIAEAAAGGGRLYAPLLAAAALRLATELGLLDVAANPATQRSGVDPAFLRRAAYLKLAEAADSFPQHGRLELVEALLHVSTPRDEAARRIISTPSHPCHAPLIDSLRQTRAVQGIDIVIDLWLDAAAPTAVRRVAIERGDRAFVGRLLSYVGAEPGPRVLEALTRDAAQFRWLTKPDVQLLCSLTGEQQAAAAALAYAGRLQPGTLRELLHGLLKYGSVNGRVAACRGLVRLPSGASHEPLILALADDAPAVVAQAAAVAKACRLPDAEARLVSLLDHPAERVRHAAQSELTGLRFDLYRDLYPRLTPQLREAAGRLVAKADPRAIEQVEACLRQPAVNPRLLALEWVEAMGIQRQCAPALIALLHVSDTGVQAEAARLLGGSDRPDAARALAELADASSSVLRDAVRASLKQLCAIDVTQALIESLLEDDLP, encoded by the coding sequence GTGTCCAGCCTACCTCATGGCCTCGAACGGACGCTACGCGTCCTAGCCTCGACCAAGAACGGCGCCGCGGCCGACGTGCTCGACGCGGGGCTGCGGAGCCCCCAGGAGGATATCGCGGGGGGCGCCGCGATGGCCCTGCTACGGCGCCGCGACCCAGCGTCTCGGGAGCGGCTGGTCCGCGGCTACAGCGGGCTCCGTCGCTCGGTGCGGCCGGTCCTCCACACGCCGGAAGCCGTCCGCCGGATCCGCAGCGATCTGAGCCGATTCATTTTGGGCGACGATCAGTCCCTTACGCGGGACGCGTGCCGGATGGCGGTCGACGCGACCGACCTGGAGCTACTGCCACCTATCGCCGAGGCCGCCGCAGGGGGTGGGCGCCTCTACGCGCCCCTGCTGGCGGCCGCGGCGCTGCGATTGGCGACCGAACTGGGCTTGCTCGACGTCGCCGCCAACCCGGCAACGCAACGCTCAGGGGTAGACCCCGCATTCCTCCGCCGCGCGGCCTATCTCAAGCTCGCCGAGGCCGCCGACAGTTTTCCTCAGCACGGCAGGCTGGAACTGGTTGAGGCGCTGCTGCACGTCTCAACGCCGCGCGATGAGGCGGCGCGGAGGATCATCTCCACGCCATCCCACCCGTGCCACGCCCCACTGATCGACTCGCTCAGACAAACCCGTGCGGTGCAGGGGATCGACATCGTGATCGACCTCTGGCTCGACGCGGCGGCGCCGACGGCGGTGCGTCGCGTCGCCATCGAGCGTGGCGACCGTGCGTTCGTCGGCCGGCTGCTGAGCTACGTTGGCGCCGAGCCCGGCCCGCGGGTGCTGGAAGCCCTGACCCGTGACGCTGCGCAGTTCCGTTGGCTGACCAAGCCAGACGTCCAACTGCTTTGCTCCCTCACGGGAGAACAGCAGGCCGCGGCGGCGGCGCTCGCCTACGCGGGGCGTCTACAGCCGGGCACGCTCCGCGAACTGCTGCACGGGCTGTTGAAATACGGGAGCGTGAACGGAAGAGTAGCGGCATGCCGGGGGCTGGTCCGCCTGCCGAGCGGCGCATCGCACGAGCCGCTCATCCTAGCGTTGGCGGACGACGCCCCGGCCGTCGTCGCTCAGGCGGCCGCGGTCGCCAAGGCCTGCCGACTCCCGGACGCCGAGGCGCGGCTTGTCAGCCTGCTCGACCACCCCGCGGAACGGGTGCGCCACGCCGCACAGTCGGAGCTTACGGGCTTGAGGTTCGACCTTTACCGCGATCTCTATCCCAGGCTCACGCCTCAGCTCCGTGAGGCGGCCGGGAGGCTCGTCGCCAAGGCCGACCCACGGGCGATCGAGCAGGTCGAGGCATGCCTGCGGCAGCCGGCGGTCAACCCGCGGCTGCTGGCGTTGGAATGGGTTGAGGCGATGGGGATCCAGCGTCAGTGCGCCCCGGCCTTGATCGCGCTGCTGCACGTCTCCGACACGGGCGTCCAAGCCGAAGCGGCGCGGCTGCTGGGCGGGAGCGACCGGCCGGACGCCGCACGGGCGCTTGCCGAGTTAGCGGACGCTTCGAGCAGCGTCTTGCGCGACGCCGTGCGGGCCAGCCTGAAGCAACTGTGCGCGATCGACGTCACACAGGCGTTGATCGAGTCGTTGCTGGAGGATGACCTGCCATGA
- a CDS encoding TatD family hydrolase produces the protein MQYIDPHIHMVSRTTDDYETLAKMGCVGVSEPAFWAGFDRSGVEGFRDYFRQLTQFEPTRAGWYGVRHWTWLCINAKEAENLSLSRDVLAMIPEFLDLPGVLGIGEIGLNKNTPNEATIFLEHVELAVKHDELILIHTPHLQDKLQGTRMILDMLRSDAGGREGRVLVDHVEEHTIAHVLEAGYWAGMTLYPTTKCSPQRAADMAERYGPERLMVNSAGDWGPSRPTAVPDFILEMRRRGHSEAAIKRIVYDNPLEFFGQCRRFDFEPRA, from the coding sequence ATGCAATATATCGATCCCCACATCCACATGGTCTCGAGGACCACCGACGACTACGAGACGCTCGCTAAAATGGGCTGTGTCGGCGTGAGCGAGCCCGCATTCTGGGCCGGCTTCGACCGCAGCGGCGTCGAGGGGTTCCGCGACTACTTCCGGCAGCTCACGCAGTTCGAGCCGACGCGGGCCGGGTGGTACGGCGTACGGCACTGGACCTGGCTCTGCATCAACGCCAAGGAGGCAGAGAACCTGTCGCTCTCGCGCGACGTGCTGGCGATGATTCCGGAGTTCCTCGATCTTCCCGGCGTGCTGGGCATCGGCGAGATCGGGCTCAACAAGAACACGCCCAACGAGGCGACGATCTTCCTCGAGCACGTCGAGCTGGCCGTAAAGCACGACGAGCTGATCTTGATCCACACGCCCCACTTGCAAGACAAGCTGCAGGGGACGCGGATGATCCTCGACATGCTGCGCTCCGACGCAGGCGGCCGGGAAGGACGCGTGTTGGTGGACCACGTAGAGGAGCACACCATCGCCCACGTGCTCGAGGCGGGCTACTGGGCCGGCATGACCCTCTACCCAACCACGAAGTGCTCTCCCCAACGCGCAGCGGACATGGCAGAACGCTACGGTCCCGAGCGGCTGATGGTGAACTCGGCCGGCGATTGGGGACCGAGCCGACCGACCGCGGTGCCCGATTTCATCCTCGAGATGCGCCGCCGCGGCCACTCCGAGGCCGCGATCAAGCGGATCGTTTACGACAACCCGCTGGAGTTCTTCGGGCAGTGCAGGCGATTCGACTTTGAACCCCGCGCATAA
- a CDS encoding alkaline phosphatase family protein → MSAHVIFLSIPGLREKDLARMPRLSELAQQGEVKPLTPSFPAVTLSVQANLTTGELPAQHGVVANGYYWRDTGEVEMWTAWNDKVLRPQLWDRLHQQNPELTSAVWFPMFSKGCGADYVCVPAPIHNPDGGESLWCYSKPDGLYQDLRERLGHFPLQHFWGPLANIQSSAWIVASAIEAARRWRPNLFYIYLPHLDYAAQKQGPDSWESHQACEQLDGEIGKLIDGLAAAYGDQELLWLAATEYVITPVHHVAYPNRLLRAAGLLKVTHDEDGKELIDFTNTPAWALCDHQHAHVFVNEHADINQVIAALEGQQGIARVLTRDDQAEIGLDHARSGDLVTVSQPESWQAYYWWEDDERAPAFARTVDIHNKPGFDPVEMHFDPATRGIPLDATLVRGSHGAPADSPQQRGLLLASRPGVIVAQAYRDIDVAKVVLKQFGP, encoded by the coding sequence TTGTCTGCCCACGTCATCTTCCTAAGCATCCCGGGCCTCCGCGAGAAAGACCTGGCCCGGATGCCAAGGCTCTCAGAGCTCGCCCAGCAGGGCGAGGTCAAGCCGCTCACACCCAGCTTCCCCGCGGTGACGCTGAGCGTGCAGGCGAACCTGACCACCGGCGAGCTGCCGGCTCAGCACGGCGTGGTGGCCAACGGCTACTACTGGCGTGACACGGGTGAAGTTGAGATGTGGACCGCCTGGAACGACAAGGTGCTGCGGCCGCAGCTCTGGGACCGCCTCCACCAGCAGAACCCCGAGCTGACTTCCGCCGTCTGGTTCCCGATGTTCTCCAAGGGCTGCGGCGCCGACTACGTGTGCGTGCCGGCGCCCATCCACAACCCCGACGGCGGGGAATCGCTGTGGTGCTACTCGAAACCGGACGGGCTCTACCAAGACCTCCGCGAGCGGCTGGGCCATTTCCCGCTGCAGCACTTCTGGGGGCCGCTGGCGAACATCCAATCGTCCGCCTGGATCGTCGCGTCCGCGATCGAGGCGGCCCGGCGCTGGCGCCCCAACTTGTTTTATATTTACCTGCCTCACCTCGACTACGCCGCGCAGAAGCAGGGCCCCGACTCGTGGGAGTCGCACCAAGCGTGCGAACAGCTCGACGGGGAGATCGGCAAGCTTATCGACGGGCTTGCTGCGGCCTACGGCGACCAGGAGCTGCTGTGGCTGGCGGCTACCGAGTACGTCATCACCCCCGTCCACCACGTCGCGTACCCCAACCGGCTGCTCCGCGCCGCCGGCCTGTTGAAGGTAACGCACGACGAGGACGGGAAGGAGTTGATCGACTTTACGAACACGCCGGCCTGGGCCCTCTGTGACCACCAGCACGCCCACGTGTTCGTCAACGAGCACGCCGACATCAATCAGGTGATCGCCGCGCTCGAGGGCCAGCAAGGGATCGCACGGGTGTTGACGCGTGACGACCAGGCCGAAATTGGTCTCGACCACGCGCGCTCGGGCGACCTGGTGACCGTCTCGCAGCCAGAGAGCTGGCAGGCGTACTACTGGTGGGAAGACGACGAGCGGGCGCCGGCATTTGCACGCACCGTTGATATCCACAACAAGCCGGGCTTCGATCCGGTCGAGATGCACTTCGACCCCGCGACGCGTGGGATCCCGCTCGACGCGACGCTGGTGCGCGGCTCGCACGGCGCACCGGCAGACTCTCCGCAACAGCGTGGCCTGCTGCTCGCGTCGCGTCCGGGCGTTATCGTAGCACAAGCATACCGCGACATCGACGTGGCCAAAGTCGTGCTGAAGCAGTTCGGCCCGTGA
- a CDS encoding sugar phosphate isomerase/epimerase family protein translates to MILGYNTNGLAHHDPVEGLRLLHGLGYGAVGLTLDHGLLNPLADDFPRQLDTWGALLDGLNLTPVIETGARFLLDPHEKHEPTLVSPTTQQRARRIDFLMRTIEAAERLEAEAVSLWSGVCRDGAGRDEAMDRLVEGLRPVLADAGERSVALAFEPEPGMLIATLAEYIELKQRLTDAGCDTRALCLTLDIGHLHCNGETPIADHIRSFADEIANVHIEDMRAGIHEHLMFGDGEIDFPPIIAALAEIGYDGPLCVELSRHSHMAPQAARAAFEFLEPLVSASNR, encoded by the coding sequence ATGATCCTTGGCTACAACACCAACGGCTTGGCGCACCACGACCCGGTCGAGGGCCTGCGGTTGCTGCATGGGCTTGGCTACGGCGCAGTTGGGCTGACGCTCGACCACGGGCTGCTGAACCCGCTGGCCGATGACTTCCCCCGGCAGCTCGACACGTGGGGAGCACTGCTTGACGGCTTGAACCTGACGCCTGTCATCGAGACCGGCGCTCGGTTCCTGCTCGACCCGCACGAAAAGCACGAGCCAACGCTCGTTTCTCCAACGACCCAACAACGGGCCCGACGCATCGATTTCCTGATGCGGACTATCGAGGCGGCCGAACGGCTCGAAGCAGAAGCCGTATCTTTGTGGTCGGGGGTTTGCCGAGACGGCGCCGGTCGGGACGAGGCGATGGACCGGCTGGTCGAGGGGCTCCGGCCCGTGCTCGCCGACGCGGGCGAGCGGAGCGTCGCGCTGGCGTTTGAGCCCGAACCGGGGATGCTGATCGCCACGCTCGCCGAGTACATCGAGCTGAAGCAGCGGCTCACCGACGCCGGCTGTGACACGCGTGCGCTGTGTTTGACGCTGGACATCGGCCACCTGCATTGCAACGGCGAGACGCCGATCGCCGACCACATCCGCAGTTTCGCTGACGAGATCGCCAACGTCCACATCGAGGACATGCGGGCCGGCATCCACGAGCACCTGATGTTCGGCGATGGGGAGATCGACTTCCCGCCGATCATCGCCGCGCTCGCAGAAATTGGCTACGATGGCCCGTTGTGCGTTGAGCTAAGCCGCCACAGCCACATGGCGCCGCAAGCGGCTCGGGCGGCGTTTGAGTTTCTCGAACCGCTTGTCTCTGCATCAAACCGCTAG
- a CDS encoding UbiA family prenyltransferase — protein sequence MSSPASLGAYARLLRVSNVLTAVADVWMGLIVSRGALAPVATCVALSLASVCLYLSGMVLNDVFDAGVDARERPERPIPAGQIAAATASRLGWGLLLAGIGLAAAASLLEHSWLPAVAAVLLACCVVAYNAWLKKTPLGPVAMGLCRVGNVVLGMSVGPGSLITAESLSLPAPIIYIAPGVLLYIAGLTWFARSEETISRRMTLGAASIVMLSGLAVFASGPTYYAIGPRLVVAESGWLLLWLVIAMLVARRLVAALLQPSPAQVQAAVGNALQTIITIDAALAWGYAGPQWGLAVLALLPPTMLLAHFVRQT from the coding sequence ATGTCATCGCCCGCATCCCTCGGCGCGTACGCCCGACTGCTGCGTGTGTCGAACGTGCTGACCGCCGTGGCGGACGTGTGGATGGGGCTGATCGTCAGCCGCGGCGCGCTGGCGCCGGTGGCGACGTGCGTTGCGCTCAGCCTGGCGTCCGTCTGCCTGTACCTCAGCGGGATGGTGCTGAACGACGTCTTCGACGCCGGGGTCGACGCACGCGAGCGGCCCGAGCGGCCGATTCCGGCCGGCCAGATCGCTGCCGCGACGGCAAGCCGGCTTGGGTGGGGGCTGCTGCTTGCGGGGATTGGCCTAGCAGCCGCCGCATCGCTGCTAGAGCACTCGTGGCTGCCGGCGGTAGCGGCCGTGCTGCTTGCTTGCTGCGTCGTCGCGTACAACGCGTGGCTCAAGAAGACGCCGCTGGGGCCCGTGGCCATGGGCCTGTGTCGGGTGGGGAACGTCGTGCTCGGCATGAGCGTTGGCCCCGGGTCGCTGATTACGGCCGAGAGCCTCTCGCTCCCCGCTCCGATCATCTACATCGCACCTGGCGTGCTGCTCTACATCGCGGGCCTCACTTGGTTCGCTCGTTCGGAGGAAACCATCAGCCGCCGAATGACGCTCGGCGCGGCCTCCATCGTCATGCTATCGGGACTCGCCGTTTTCGCGTCTGGACCAACCTACTACGCCATCGGGCCGAGGCTGGTCGTCGCCGAGAGCGGATGGCTGCTGCTTTGGCTGGTGATTGCCATGCTGGTGGCTCGCCGCTTGGTTGCTGCGCTGCTGCAACCTAGCCCCGCACAGGTGCAGGCCGCGGTCGGAAACGCCCTGCAGACGATCATCACGATCGACGCCGCGCTGGCGTGGGGCTATGCCGGGCCGCAATGGGGGCTCGCCGTGCTGGCCCTGCTGCCGCCGACGATGTTGCTCGCCCACTTTGTCCGCCAAACATGA
- a CDS encoding sugar phosphate isomerase/epimerase family protein yields MRLAFSSNAFLSFPIDETIRRIAAAGYQGIELLADVPHAWPAGLLDVQVDAITRALEQAGLEISNINAFMMNAVADPRQPYWHPSWTDPDPHYRAIRREHTKRSLRLAQKLGAPHITTEPGGPPFDGQTVSQATDIFYEELAPCVELAESLGIGLLIEPEPGLLIERFEQYLALADRIGSPVVGLNFDIGHAYCVGEDPQDWVARMASHTVHYHLEDIAASRVHQHLIPGEGAIDFAATLGAIRSTGYTGWLTVELYPYGDDPDNAARQAMQALRAWLPQGTGA; encoded by the coding sequence ATGCGCCTAGCCTTCAGCAGTAACGCCTTCCTCAGCTTCCCCATCGACGAGACGATCCGCCGGATCGCCGCGGCCGGCTATCAGGGGATCGAATTGCTGGCCGACGTGCCGCACGCCTGGCCCGCAGGCCTGCTGGACGTGCAGGTCGACGCGATCACCCGAGCGCTCGAACAGGCGGGGCTAGAGATCTCCAACATCAACGCGTTCATGATGAACGCGGTCGCCGACCCGCGGCAGCCCTACTGGCACCCGAGCTGGACCGACCCTGATCCGCACTACCGCGCGATCCGCCGCGAACACACCAAGCGGTCGCTGCGGCTGGCCCAGAAGCTGGGCGCCCCGCACATCACCACGGAGCCGGGCGGCCCCCCGTTCGACGGCCAAACCGTTAGCCAAGCCACGGACATCTTCTACGAGGAGCTCGCCCCCTGTGTCGAGCTTGCCGAGTCGCTCGGCATTGGCCTGTTGATCGAGCCCGAGCCTGGGCTGCTGATCGAACGATTTGAGCAGTACCTCGCCCTGGCAGACCGGATCGGTTCGCCCGTGGTTGGACTGAACTTCGACATCGGCCACGCCTACTGCGTCGGCGAGGACCCGCAGGACTGGGTCGCCCGGATGGCGTCGCACACGGTGCACTATCACCTTGAAGACATCGCGGCGTCGCGTGTCCACCAGCACTTGATCCCGGGCGAGGGGGCCATCGACTTTGCGGCCACGCTCGGAGCGATCCGGTCGACCGGCTACACCGGTTGGCTGACCGTTGAGCTGTACCCTTACGGCGACGACCCCGACAACGCCGCGCGGCAAGCGATGCAAGCGCTACGCGCTTGGTTGCCGCAGGGGACGGGGGCTTAG